The following are encoded together in the Candidatus Thorarchaeota archaeon genome:
- a CDS encoding amidohydrolase family protein encodes MLIVRAVEDLPQYGMKKGQEIAFYVVDAHHHMGKEKSHRNTPSGAYDFYALLWFEMQRMAKEMLDRDELLLEPVRVEPPPAVARLFGSRDDWNAFNHGWLVDRTVVFPYSDDYARSGFPQNASFKVSNDRIAGWSTRAPNSARLIGFARVDPMDYKEGRPDLAVVELERAVKTLGLRGLKLHPLSQLFVDDLTSTPVKEVLLKAFELNIPVLFDTRNIRTVSKIVELTEALAGPAIDRSYSGVIVAHCGMSPGDPALYKYLGHPRVYGETSTLHGNDVPLLFKSARERIVSDGNRWSEKLIFGTDYTFLSVQAAQVVLFMLSRDFPGNLADIQRVLAGNILSLVRTPMKTDAGCTLKPRQLLLRRQSSSVLEALEREVFSLVSDGEWETSSLDFLIPPSGTWPEPRVEESGWFCGVDIESYVLTIVHRESRREVHLLFRQHPGDIVTLSVIGSRGEPTLCTTEHSTQRMNYELERTLSKNSRQIDSPDAVHAALKSLLP; translated from the coding sequence ATGCTCATTGTGCGAGCTGTGGAGGACCTCCCCCAGTATGGAATGAAGAAAGGGCAGGAGATTGCATTCTATGTGGTTGATGCCCACCACCACATGGGGAAGGAGAAGTCCCACAGGAACACTCCCTCTGGAGCATATGACTTCTATGCACTCCTGTGGTTCGAAATGCAGCGCATGGCCAAGGAGATGCTTGACAGAGATGAACTGCTTCTTGAGCCGGTCAGGGTCGAGCCACCACCGGCAGTGGCAAGACTCTTCGGGTCAAGGGATGACTGGAATGCTTTCAACCATGGTTGGCTTGTGGACCGGACTGTCGTCTTTCCATACTCGGACGACTATGCCCGCTCCGGCTTTCCGCAGAACGCCAGCTTCAAGGTCTCAAATGACCGCATAGCCGGATGGTCCACTCGGGCGCCCAACTCCGCCAGACTCATAGGGTTCGCTCGGGTCGACCCGATGGACTACAAGGAGGGAAGACCCGACTTGGCAGTGGTGGAACTCGAACGCGCTGTCAAGACCCTGGGTCTGAGGGGTCTCAAACTGCATCCACTGTCTCAGCTCTTCGTCGACGATCTCACCAGCACACCCGTCAAGGAGGTACTTCTCAAGGCATTTGAACTGAACATCCCTGTCCTCTTTGACACGAGAAACATCCGAACGGTCAGCAAGATAGTCGAACTGACGGAGGCTCTTGCAGGACCCGCCATCGACCGGTCATACAGCGGGGTGATTGTGGCTCACTGTGGCATGAGCCCGGGCGACCCTGCACTATACAAGTACCTTGGGCATCCACGAGTCTATGGGGAGACCTCCACACTACACGGCAATGATGTGCCGCTTCTATTCAAGAGCGCGAGGGAGAGGATCGTATCAGATGGAAACAGATGGTCAGAGAAGCTCATCTTCGGAACCGACTACACCTTTCTCTCTGTCCAAGCGGCTCAGGTTGTCCTCTTCATGCTCTCTCGTGACTTCCCCGGGAACCTGGCCGACATACAGAGGGTGCTGGCCGGGAATATCCTCTCCCTAGTCAGGACCCCCATGAAGACAGACGCGGGTTGTACTCTGAAGCCAAGACAACTGCTGCTCAGGAGGCAGTCCAGCAGTGTGCTGGAGGCTCTGGAGAGAGAGGTGTTCTCTCTCGTATCAGACGGCGAATGGGAGACCTCCTCATTGGACTTTCTGATCCCACCATCGGGGACTTGGCCGGAACCCCGCGTGGAGGAGAGCGGCTGGTTCTGCGGAGTGGACATTGAATCGTATGTCCTCACGATTGTGCACCGGGAGTCGAGGAGAGAGGTGCATCTTCTGTTTCGCCAGCATCCGGGGGACATTGTCACACTGTCGGTGATTGGTAGTCGCGGCGAACCAACGCTTTGCACAACAGAACACTCAACACAGAGAATGAACTACGAACTTGAGAGGACTCTCAGTAAGAACTCCAGGCAGATTGACAGCCCAGACGCTGTTCACGCGGCACTGAAGTCACTGCTACCATAG
- a CDS encoding VWA domain-containing protein, with translation MTLKIVDGGDLRGYANLHPDTAKALDAEIGSIVTFEDTSSGFWGAAEIRKSSSVGRDRIVVDTLILEASLLMDGDTVEVELYEKDMVALEYVEFGLKPLTDKANSEDLITRAAEKIDSLEKVIGGRLVYPGMSFNWPEMAVKVEITLTRPPLSGKSFAKLAFEALREKTGYQFKTIGIATPFNAILCIDTSGSMKTTDVPVQDIAHAREGLKDLAGDNPEVQSFLDRFEEGKNVSRAEAAAMAVLLYLAEKVGRGYGEKVALVTFEKDVSEMTFLNSETGEVQPFVECTGKDKALGQQVISTYVIDKVEEGGTLTDIGTALIKAHEILLAFKDPNKPAMIIVLTDGMTTAGPPPLKVLKERFTEKNRLVIYTIGLGERSEIDEELMLAIAQFGNGTYRHVDNMRDLLEWYGRLASEFAIVIKGNA, from the coding sequence ATGACTTTGAAGATTGTTGATGGTGGCGATCTCAGAGGATATGCGAATCTTCATCCGGACACCGCAAAGGCGCTCGACGCTGAGATTGGCTCGATAGTCACGTTCGAAGACACAAGCAGCGGCTTCTGGGGCGCAGCCGAGATACGGAAGAGCTCCTCTGTGGGACGGGACCGAATAGTAGTCGACACACTCATACTGGAGGCTTCCCTCCTAATGGATGGTGACACGGTTGAGGTGGAGCTGTATGAGAAAGATATGGTCGCTCTCGAGTACGTGGAGTTTGGACTGAAGCCGCTGACAGACAAGGCAAACTCAGAGGACCTGATAACCAGAGCTGCAGAAAAGATCGACTCACTTGAGAAAGTGATAGGTGGTCGTCTGGTCTACCCCGGGATGTCCTTCAACTGGCCGGAGATGGCTGTCAAAGTTGAGATTACCCTGACCCGACCTCCACTGAGCGGCAAGAGCTTCGCGAAGCTCGCCTTTGAGGCGTTACGAGAGAAGACCGGGTACCAGTTCAAGACAATTGGTATTGCTACACCATTCAATGCCATACTCTGCATTGACACAAGCGGGTCCATGAAGACTACCGACGTTCCTGTTCAGGACATTGCACATGCGAGGGAGGGGCTGAAGGACCTGGCAGGTGACAATCCAGAGGTGCAGAGCTTCTTGGATCGTTTTGAAGAGGGCAAGAATGTGAGCAGAGCCGAGGCCGCCGCGATGGCGGTCCTGCTCTATCTGGCCGAGAAGGTGGGTCGAGGGTATGGCGAGAAGGTCGCACTAGTCACCTTTGAGAAGGATGTCAGTGAGATGACCTTTCTGAACTCTGAAACGGGAGAAGTGCAACCGTTTGTGGAGTGTACTGGGAAAGACAAGGCTCTCGGCCAACAGGTGATCAGCACTTATGTCATAGACAAGGTAGAGGAAGGCGGGACGCTCACTGATATCGGTACCGCCCTCATCAAGGCCCATGAGATTCTGCTTGCGTTCAAAGACCCAAACAAACCCGCAATGATAATCGTGCTCACTGATGGTATGACAACAGCAGGCCCGCCTCCACTGAAGGTACTGAAAGAGCGCTTCACGGAGAAGAACCGACTCGTAATCTACACGATAGGCCTGGGCGAGCGAAGTGAGATTGACGAAGAGCTCATGCTGGCCATAGCTCAGTTCGGTAACGGGACCTATCGTCATGTCGATAACATGAGGGACCTGCTCGAATGGTACGGCAGACTTGCAAGCGAGTTCGCCATTGTCATAAAGGGAAATGCCTAG
- a CDS encoding HEAT repeat domain-containing protein, with protein MADTRQMLLEYETEEVGKLARKDPKVRAELISAFSDASETVRERALLAAVEVGDPSMVLDAVRALDDDEANVRIAAAQLIAWYRQPRNIPHLLRGLKDTNTWVRSHCAAGLSKLVNGPIWARLPSETIDKFIDGFPGMTEEQVREYLRGLRVNSNAIDSYVRWSRQKFDVPIDSTALEAELESEPIILRSTETPAATAEAEVTTPKTTGMSAEVEAILSELPEDLRATLPVEDLRRLTPTTARELVDSLMASFPEAAGREKKKTVRVRKVKKVRVVKKGPSREELIAKIPKEVRDSLPPGAIDSLSEDELEALIATPDRESSGESSATSSEESTSSELITKYGEVKGKLLMKVPPEALKGLTEEQIRDMDLDTLRGLVDAFS; from the coding sequence TTGGCTGATACTAGGCAGATGTTGCTTGAGTATGAAACCGAGGAAGTCGGAAAGCTAGCACGGAAGGACCCCAAGGTCAGAGCGGAACTGATCAGTGCTTTCTCGGATGCCTCTGAGACAGTTCGGGAGAGAGCTCTATTGGCTGCAGTCGAAGTCGGGGACCCATCAATGGTCCTTGATGCGGTACGAGCACTGGATGATGATGAGGCCAATGTGAGGATAGCTGCTGCTCAGCTGATTGCGTGGTACCGACAACCCCGGAACATACCCCATCTATTGAGGGGTCTCAAGGACACAAACACATGGGTGCGGTCCCACTGTGCTGCAGGGCTGTCGAAACTGGTCAACGGTCCAATCTGGGCGAGACTGCCCTCTGAGACCATCGACAAGTTCATTGATGGCTTTCCGGGCATGACCGAGGAACAGGTCCGAGAATACCTCCGAGGTCTTCGCGTGAACTCGAATGCAATCGACAGCTACGTCAGATGGAGCCGCCAGAAGTTCGACGTACCCATTGACTCAACCGCTCTGGAGGCGGAGCTTGAGAGCGAGCCCATAATCCTCAGAAGCACAGAGACACCCGCCGCGACAGCCGAAGCTGAAGTCACCACTCCGAAGACAACAGGAATGTCGGCAGAAGTGGAGGCAATTCTGAGCGAACTACCGGAGGACCTGCGTGCAACCCTACCCGTAGAAGACCTCAGACGACTGACTCCAACCACTGCAAGAGAACTCGTCGACTCACTGATGGCTTCCTTCCCTGAAGCTGCAGGCAGGGAGAAGAAGAAGACAGTACGTGTTCGGAAGGTGAAGAAGGTCAGGGTAGTGAAGAAGGGACCGAGCCGTGAGGAGCTCATTGCCAAGATACCGAAGGAAGTCCGAGACTCACTGCCACCGGGCGCCATTGACAGCCTAAGTGAAGATGAGCTTGAGGCCCTGATTGCTACGCCTGACAGGGAGTCCTCAGGCGAATCGTCTGCCACGTCTTCCGAAGAGTCTACGAGTTCAGAACTAATCACCAAGTATGGCGAAGTCAAGGGGAAGCTCTTGATGAAGGTGCCCCCAGAGGCGCTGAAGGGGCTGACCGAAGAGCAAATCCGCGACATGGATCTAGACACTCTGAGAGGGCTGGTTGACGCCTTCTCCTAG
- a CDS encoding CPBP family intramembrane metalloprotease has translation MSDDRRARVTRVTLFALLMVAIVALPVFGSALFAGEDAEVVGSILALCTFPLMYLALVYFLGQERRKGFSSLGLTLTPNTVHSLIIGALSGLVASSVVFLLALTFGGQTRPVSEITADLIISEIVITALVAGLEELSYRGYMMTRMAELWGKGRAILLSSAVFSLVHFSWWLPWGTVSAELVLMFSINLFLGGCVLGAAYYLSGSAIWASIGFHYMWNIVAYVMFPVYPTTPVAAPIIFQIEWGVTTVLGFAAGLGLMYLLFRTIDSSGLRRIRN, from the coding sequence ATGTCTGACGATCGCCGTGCAAGAGTCACAAGAGTGACTCTCTTCGCACTACTGATGGTTGCAATTGTTGCGCTGCCAGTCTTCGGTTCCGCACTCTTTGCAGGAGAGGATGCAGAAGTTGTCGGGAGCATTCTCGCGCTCTGCACCTTTCCATTGATGTATCTCGCACTCGTGTACTTCTTGGGCCAAGAGCGAAGAAAGGGATTCTCCAGCCTCGGGCTCACTCTCACGCCCAATACCGTTCATAGTCTGATTATCGGCGCCCTGTCAGGACTAGTCGCATCCAGTGTGGTATTCCTGCTGGCACTCACCTTCGGCGGGCAGACACGACCTGTCTCAGAGATCACCGCCGACCTCATCATCTCGGAGATTGTGATTACAGCATTGGTGGCAGGTCTTGAGGAGCTCTCTTACCGAGGTTACATGATGACAAGAATGGCCGAGCTCTGGGGCAAAGGTAGAGCAATCCTGCTCAGCTCTGCAGTCTTCTCATTGGTTCACTTCAGCTGGTGGCTGCCATGGGGTACAGTGTCAGCTGAACTCGTACTCATGTTCTCCATCAACCTCTTCTTGGGTGGCTGTGTACTTGGGGCGGCCTATTATCTCTCGGGAAGTGCCATCTGGGCGTCCATTGGCTTTCACTACATGTGGAACATTGTTGCCTATGTGATGTTTCCCGTGTACCCCACGACCCCGGTAGCAGCTCCAATCATATTTCAGATAGAGTGGGGCGTCACGACAGTCCTTGGCTTCGCTGCCGGACTTGGCCTGATGTACCTCCTCTTCAGGACAATAGATTCTTCGGGACTTCGTCGCATTCGAAACTAG
- a CDS encoding MBL fold metallo-hydrolase, producing MVDHAPYPIHSEVEQHVHLIRGGNNARFPQANCLLIDDDTLTLVDAGADIRHIEATLRDFGHSLKDIDLIVLTHFHVDHKGHATQLQQVSECEVICHPLAERGVKTFSGLVDCYGIEGHRCYQDWMGLLHERLPHVMSDYTVTGLIDMNRTIDLGECVLHPICAPGHTPDHICIGINGYETIFLTDIDLTRFGPWYGNVVSDIPQFRESIKNIISLRPRVGISSHLVDPVRDGLELELKRYMAVFDQREKRIVERLSAGYDTIDALAALPTIYPRLPQGLYIVFEEFMLRKHVEELVRRGVAYLDGNRIRLVERG from the coding sequence ATGGTAGACCATGCTCCATACCCAATCCACTCTGAGGTGGAGCAGCATGTCCATCTCATACGGGGAGGGAATAACGCGAGGTTTCCCCAAGCCAATTGTCTCCTCATAGACGATGACACTCTTACACTAGTGGACGCTGGTGCCGACATCAGACACATCGAGGCAACGCTTAGGGACTTCGGTCACAGTCTGAAAGACATCGACCTGATAGTCCTGACCCACTTCCATGTGGACCACAAAGGACATGCCACGCAGCTGCAGCAAGTCTCGGAATGCGAGGTCATATGTCATCCTCTTGCAGAGAGAGGGGTCAAGACATTCTCAGGGCTTGTAGACTGCTATGGTATTGAAGGGCACAGATGTTACCAAGACTGGATGGGGCTGCTCCACGAACGACTGCCACACGTCATGTCTGACTACACCGTGACGGGCCTCATAGACATGAATAGGACCATAGACCTCGGGGAGTGTGTCCTCCATCCGATATGCGCACCAGGACACACACCAGACCACATCTGTATCGGAATCAACGGCTATGAGACCATCTTTCTTACGGACATTGACCTTACTAGGTTCGGGCCGTGGTATGGCAATGTGGTCAGCGATATCCCCCAGTTTCGAGAGTCAATCAAGAACATCATCAGTCTGCGTCCAAGAGTCGGAATAAGCAGCCATCTGGTGGATCCTGTGAGAGATGGACTGGAACTCGAACTGAAGAGGTACATGGCAGTCTTCGACCAGAGAGAGAAGAGGATTGTCGAGCGATTGTCTGCAGGCTATGACACAATAGACGCCTTAGCAGCTCTGCCCACCATCTATCCGCGCCTTCCGCAAGGCCTCTACATAGTCTTCGAGGAATTCATGTTACGAAAGCATGTGGAGGAACTTGTCCGTAGAGGTGTTGCATACCTCGACGGCAATCGGATACGTCTTGTAGAGAGAGGATAG
- a CDS encoding enoyl-CoA hydratase/isomerase family protein translates to MSNDVLYEVAEGVATITINRPDKYNALNIEVVKTLKEFMKKAEADSTVRAVVLTGAGEKAFAAGADISEFKGRDSKTVRPLAENGQQLCTYIEGMSKPVIASINGFALGGGCEIAMACDIRYASSNARLGQPEINLGIIPGFGGTVRLPRLVGLGTAKELVFTGKQISAEEALRIGLVDRVFESVAALKAGTLELAKLLVTKPGVAVRLAKQSVNNAWVMPLDRSLKFEVDVFCKTFDTKDKDEGVDAFLSKRTPTFRHE, encoded by the coding sequence ATGTCGAACGATGTCCTCTACGAGGTTGCCGAGGGCGTGGCCACCATCACAATAAACCGTCCTGACAAGTACAATGCTCTTAACATAGAGGTCGTGAAGACCCTGAAGGAGTTCATGAAGAAGGCTGAGGCCGACTCGACTGTAAGAGCGGTTGTACTTACAGGCGCTGGTGAGAAGGCCTTTGCAGCAGGTGCTGACATCAGTGAGTTCAAGGGCCGTGACTCCAAGACCGTACGTCCTCTGGCTGAGAACGGCCAGCAGTTATGCACGTACATCGAGGGTATGAGCAAACCCGTGATAGCATCAATCAACGGTTTCGCTCTTGGCGGTGGGTGCGAGATTGCAATGGCGTGCGACATTCGCTACGCATCGTCAAATGCCAGACTGGGTCAACCGGAGATCAACTTGGGCATCATACCTGGATTCGGTGGTACCGTACGCCTTCCACGGCTTGTGGGTCTTGGCACGGCAAAGGAACTAGTCTTCACGGGGAAGCAGATATCCGCTGAAGAAGCACTGCGCATCGGACTGGTTGACAGGGTGTTTGAGTCCGTAGCTGCACTCAAGGCCGGCACTCTGGAGCTGGCGAAGCTCCTTGTAACGAAGCCCGGCGTCGCAGTAAGACTCGCAAAGCAGTCAGTGAACAACGCATGGGTGATGCCACTCGACCGGAGTCTAAAGTTCGAGGTGGATGTCTTCTGCAAGACTTTTGACACCAAGGACAAGGACGAGGGAGTTGACGCCTTTCTGAGCAAGCGTACTCCCACCTTCAGACATGAGTGA
- a CDS encoding OB-fold domain-containing protein — protein sequence MSEKEVYLGYTTDKALTPFFRQFLTELDSGTLNKSKCTKCGAEYLPPREHCQKCLSVCELTPHKETEAKLLSYVIVDFAPETMSSRAPYVVAIGEFPSGLRLTAHITNLMDMPTVGMPLKLGIEKVDDKKVTYKWQV from the coding sequence ATGAGCGAGAAGGAAGTCTATCTTGGATATACGACTGACAAGGCTTTGACACCTTTCTTCCGTCAGTTTCTGACTGAGCTTGATTCAGGCACGCTCAACAAGAGCAAGTGCACCAAGTGTGGAGCTGAGTATCTCCCACCGAGGGAGCACTGTCAGAAGTGCTTGAGCGTGTGTGAGCTCACCCCTCACAAGGAGACCGAAGCCAAGCTCCTCTCGTACGTAATCGTCGACTTTGCCCCTGAGACTATGTCCTCACGCGCCCCGTACGTGGTGGCCATAGGCGAGTTTCCGTCTGGGCTCAGGTTGACTGCGCACATCACAAATCTGATGGACATGCCAACTGTCGGTATGCCTCTGAAGCTCGGCATAGAGAAGGTAGACGATAAGAAAGTCACCTACAAGTGGCAGGTCTAG
- a CDS encoding thiolase domain-containing protein, with translation MARRVAVVAAGHSKFGKRPDATMRELTWEAYKPIYDAGITQDRIDASVLSYAASQFTGQGAGSALMADYIGLQNRPHLRCESACATGTASLRAAWGMVASGLYDVMLVLGVEQMNRVSSATATEYMSRAGDMRWEYPYGISFPAFYALMATQYMAKYNMPHDVLAQIAVKSHHYGSQNPKAHLPKAVSFEEANNAIPICRPLNLYDCSLITDGAAAVVIAAEERVKEFTDYPMWIAGIGAGASEMMIQSRPSLTSIPGARQAAAAAYKMAGIGPDKIDMAEVHDCFTIAELIAYEDLGFAPPGKGREIVENKENYHDGRIPVNCDGGLKSKGHPLGATGISMTYEVYKQMQGKAEKSSRQIKDVKYGLVHNVGQSGQFVNVFIYERGW, from the coding sequence TTGGCAAGAAGAGTTGCTGTTGTTGCTGCTGGTCACAGCAAGTTCGGCAAACGACCCGACGCGACCATGAGAGAGCTGACATGGGAGGCCTACAAGCCTATCTATGACGCGGGAATCACTCAGGACCGGATTGATGCCTCGGTGCTCTCTTATGCTGCATCGCAGTTTACGGGTCAGGGAGCTGGTTCGGCCTTGATGGCTGACTACATAGGGCTTCAGAATCGGCCTCACCTCAGATGCGAGTCCGCTTGCGCCACTGGAACCGCATCGCTGAGGGCCGCATGGGGCATGGTGGCCTCGGGCCTCTATGACGTCATGCTTGTACTTGGTGTGGAGCAGATGAACCGTGTGTCCTCTGCCACTGCCACCGAGTACATGTCCCGAGCTGGTGACATGAGGTGGGAATACCCCTACGGGATATCCTTTCCCGCTTTCTATGCGCTAATGGCCACCCAGTACATGGCGAAGTACAACATGCCACATGACGTGCTGGCACAGATTGCAGTGAAGTCCCATCACTATGGCTCTCAGAATCCAAAGGCACACCTGCCAAAGGCGGTGTCTTTCGAGGAGGCAAACAACGCCATACCAATCTGCCGGCCTTTGAACCTCTATGACTGCAGTCTCATTACTGATGGTGCTGCAGCCGTGGTGATTGCGGCTGAGGAGAGAGTGAAGGAGTTCACGGACTACCCCATGTGGATTGCGGGCATTGGAGCTGGCGCATCGGAGATGATGATCCAGAGCCGTCCAAGCCTCACCTCCATCCCCGGTGCGAGGCAGGCTGCCGCGGCTGCCTACAAGATGGCCGGTATTGGACCGGACAAGATTGACATGGCCGAAGTCCACGACTGCTTCACAATAGCAGAGTTGATTGCCTATGAGGACTTGGGCTTTGCACCACCAGGAAAGGGACGGGAAATAGTCGAGAACAAGGAGAACTACCATGACGGTCGGATTCCCGTCAACTGTGATGGTGGTCTCAAGAGCAAGGGACATCCGCTGGGTGCCACGGGCATCTCGATGACCTATGAGGTCTACAAACAGATGCAGGGCAAGGCCGAGAAAAGTTCGCGTCAGATAAAGGACGTGAAGTACGGTCTTGTACACAATGTGGGTCAGTCTGGGCAATTCGTCAATGTGTTCATCTACGAGCGAGGTTGGTAG
- a CDS encoding enoyl-CoA hydratase/isomerase family protein, protein MPEFKTMLYEKAGSFLSPVKNTALIKFNRVDALNAINDEFIADLIAALQTAEKDPDIRSVVLASAHEKVYCTGADLKMAQGLLGSPGKVAELVSQGQKAIDTIATLSKPVIAAINGLCLGGGTEIALACDIRICEEEAKIGTPEVSLGLLPAWGGCVRLPRIVGLGRALEMVLTGGQVTASEALQMGLVSKVTKKEELISQAMWYGAKLGGNAPVAVRLAKKATHMAFEASYVDNLRYEVDAAVECFKTKDLAEGISAIFEKRRGKFTGQ, encoded by the coding sequence ATGCCTGAGTTCAAGACTATGCTATACGAAAAGGCAGGGTCCTTTCTGAGCCCTGTCAAGAACACGGCTCTGATAAAGTTCAACCGTGTTGATGCTCTCAACGCAATCAACGACGAGTTCATCGCTGATCTCATCGCAGCCCTCCAGACTGCAGAGAAAGACCCCGACATCAGGTCTGTTGTCCTTGCGAGCGCGCATGAGAAGGTATACTGCACGGGCGCGGACCTGAAGATGGCACAGGGCCTGTTGGGCAGCCCAGGCAAGGTGGCGGAACTGGTCTCACAGGGTCAGAAGGCAATCGACACGATTGCGACCCTTAGCAAGCCTGTGATTGCAGCCATTAATGGGCTCTGTCTGGGTGGTGGTACCGAGATTGCCCTCGCCTGTGACATCAGGATCTGTGAGGAAGAAGCAAAGATTGGTACCCCGGAGGTTAGTCTGGGCCTTCTCCCCGCTTGGGGTGGGTGTGTCCGACTACCAAGGATTGTGGGTCTCGGTCGAGCCCTTGAGATGGTGCTGACAGGTGGTCAGGTGACGGCTTCTGAAGCACTCCAGATGGGTCTGGTGAGCAAAGTCACGAAGAAAGAGGAGCTCATCAGCCAAGCAATGTGGTACGGAGCCAAGCTTGGTGGCAACGCACCAGTCGCGGTCAGGCTCGCAAAGAAGGCCACACATATGGCGTTCGAAGCCAGCTACGTCGACAACCTCCGCTACGAGGTGGATGCTGCTGTCGAGTGCTTCAAGACAAAGGACCTGGCTGAAGGCATCAGCGCAATCTTCGAGAAACGTCGCGGCAAGTTCACTGGACAATAG
- a CDS encoding 3-hydroxybutyryl-CoA dehydrogenase has protein sequence MDIKRITVVGSGLMGSGIAYVSAWRGFDVTMVDVNQQAVDAGMDRIRSDVMSGIDKGKMSMSEAEGLMSRLKGTVNLAEAVRDADLVIEAIFENMDAKKKLFSEVDKSAPAHAILATNTSSLSIDELAKSTGRPDKFVGMHYFSPVAAMKLIEIVIGSKTSQETIDAVIKVGEKQGKTAVKAKNSPGFIVNRILMPVLREAIVLYENGVATKEEIDRAMTTIAKFPAGPFTLGDFVGLDIAFNAMSTLYRELGDCFRPPKTLEDLVKSGAIGAKAKKGFYHYGGTAEPAPPPKGVDAQWLVDRISLPVIREAMILVDQGIATKEDIDLAMKLGASFPLGPFEMAAKYGFDRIKAELGKLEKEHGPCYSVPKMLG, from the coding sequence GTGGACATCAAGCGGATAACAGTGGTGGGTTCAGGTCTGATGGGCTCAGGCATCGCCTATGTTTCGGCATGGCGCGGCTTCGATGTCACGATGGTTGATGTGAACCAGCAGGCGGTCGACGCAGGAATGGACAGGATTCGCTCCGATGTCATGAGTGGCATCGACAAGGGAAAGATGTCCATGAGCGAGGCCGAAGGTCTCATGAGCCGCCTGAAGGGGACTGTCAACCTCGCCGAGGCCGTGCGGGATGCAGACCTTGTCATCGAGGCAATCTTTGAGAACATGGATGCGAAGAAGAAGCTCTTCTCTGAAGTTGACAAGAGCGCACCCGCTCATGCCATCCTTGCGACCAACACCTCATCTCTGAGCATTGATGAGCTTGCCAAGTCCACAGGCCGACCAGACAAGTTCGTCGGTATGCACTACTTCTCACCAGTAGCAGCCATGAAGCTGATTGAGATTGTGATAGGTTCCAAGACGAGCCAGGAGACAATCGACGCGGTGATCAAGGTCGGTGAGAAGCAGGGCAAGACGGCTGTCAAGGCGAAGAACAGTCCCGGGTTCATTGTGAATCGGATTCTGATGCCCGTACTACGCGAGGCGATTGTCCTCTATGAGAACGGCGTTGCCACAAAGGAGGAGATAGACCGCGCAATGACGACCATTGCAAAGTTCCCCGCGGGTCCATTCACGCTCGGTGACTTTGTGGGCCTAGACATTGCATTCAATGCCATGAGTACTCTCTACCGCGAGCTGGGTGACTGCTTCCGACCTCCCAAGACTCTCGAAGACCTGGTGAAGAGTGGCGCCATTGGTGCGAAGGCAAAGAAGGGCTTCTATCACTATGGTGGCACGGCTGAGCCAGCACCTCCACCGAAGGGCGTAGATGCTCAGTGGTTGGTGGACCGCATCTCTTTGCCCGTCATTCGTGAGGCAATGATTCTGGTCGATCAAGGCATCGCCACGAAGGAGGACATAGACTTGGCCATGAAACTCGGAGCCAGTTTTCCACTAGGCCCATTCGAGATGGCTGCCAAGTACGGCTTCGACAGAATCAAAGCGGAGCTTGGCAAACTGGAGAAGGAGCATGGGCCCTGCTATAGTGTCCCCAAGATGCTCGGATAG
- a CDS encoding SCP2 sterol-binding domain-containing protein has translation MTQLQEFFQFLMAKVKEKADLKKNLAEWIGPYDGKVLQVHTEEGDQYIVVTREDMTLHEGIYPSPDVIYKANSATLLAIFTGETPFKDTMADGRLTVIGNANESDPLANLILAAMMSM, from the coding sequence ATGACTCAACTACAGGAGTTCTTCCAGTTCCTGATGGCGAAGGTAAAGGAAAAGGCTGACCTGAAAAAGAACCTCGCAGAGTGGATTGGTCCGTACGATGGCAAGGTCCTTCAAGTTCATACCGAAGAGGGTGATCAGTATATCGTGGTCACCCGTGAGGATATGACGCTCCACGAAGGTATCTATCCGAGTCCTGATGTGATCTACAAAGCCAATTCGGCCACGCTGTTGGCAATCTTCACAGGTGAAACCCCATTCAAGGATACCATGGCCGATGGAAGACTGACAGTCATTGGAAATGCGAATGAGAGTGACCCACTTGCGAATCTGATTCTCGCAGCGATGATGTCCATGTAG